In the Sulfobacillus thermosulfidooxidans DSM 9293 genome, GGGCGGAAAAAGTTGCGCTAACAGTGATGACATAATCTTTTCCACCTTTCATCTAGAAACTTCACGAATTCCTAGTTCGAAGGCATATTCATGTACATGTTTTTCATTTGCATATACATGCCACCTTCAAGGGTGAACCCGTGTGTGGTGTTAGGGAAGGTCGAGGCCGGGTAGCTGGAATAGCTTCTGGGGCTAATCCAATTGTGTTGGAGCAGTTGATGATAATCTGCTAAGGTCATGGGGCTGGCTGTTTGGCGAACATTTTGTACCCATTGTTGGAATTGTGCCATGGGAACCGCTTTGACGTTAAACGTCATGTGTACGAAGCCTGTGCCAGAGAATTGACCACTGCGGCCCCAATAGACACCAGGATGGCTTGCCTCAAGCCATAAAGGCAAGACTTCGCCGGGCATGGTATATTCCATCCCACCTAATTGCGGAACCCAAAAAGTGTTCATGGGTGAATCGGCCGTCAGTTCAAAGAGTACGGGAACGCCCGATGGGATGTCGATGTAGTTAACCGTCGCAATATGTTGCTGGGGATATTCAAACAGCCACTTATAATCAAGGGATGTGACATCAATAACAATCGGATCGGTTCCTGAAGGAATCTTGTCTAACGCGTAAGTTTTTTGCACGGTGGGAACGCTGATGATGATAACAATGATAAACGAGAGAGCCAGCCAGAATAATTCTAATTTGCGGTTGTGGTCCCAAAGCGGTCGGTAAGGAGCTTTGTTTCCGGGTTTATCGCGAAAGCGAACAATCACAATCGCAAATAACACCCAAACCAGTAACACCATAAATAACATGGCCGCGCCGGAAATATAAATGAGCCCTAATTCACTGGCGGCCACAGGACCAGCAGGATGCAAAAGAACATATTGCTGGCCACAACCGGATACCAAAAGCCCTACGGCGAGGGCCATCAGGCTTAAATAGCGGAACGCTCGTTTAGAGCGTTTAGGGGCCATGAGGAATCACCTCTTAAGAATGAATTGTCAAGCAAGTTATACAATTCTGGATAAAATAGCTGCATACACAAGGCGTAAAAGATACCACCTCGCCGTAGGGCGCCAAAATAACTAACCAAAACGACTTACGTCCTCCGGCACAGTGATTCTGAAAAAGTTGCCGGTGTTGCGCTACCGAACCATCATGCAAATGGTATGAACTTGTGAGAAGTAAATCACGCTTTGAGTATATTCCAGTTAAATAATGAGATCAATAAGTTTAGAGAAATTACCACGAGAATTACTGCAGAGATGTACCTGATTAATCATCATTCATATTGAAATTTATCGATAATATCTCTCAAACTTGACTATGCTTATAGGGTTTTGTTACTTGTCAAGGCAAAATACAAATGACAGAAAACGTTGTGAAATAAGGCGTTTAGGCAGATGAGCCGTTGCTAGATAAGAAGTTTAAATAGGACGAACAGAGTAGCGCAATGGTGTAGGCATAAATTTAATTTTCGATACAATGCTCGGAAACTCCTGAGTAATTTGTTCAATTTTTCACATGCTTTGGCATAGTTTCCTGAGACGAAGATCGAAAACGACGAACATCATTTGTGGTCGCCGTGATCTCGCGTTTACCAAATTCCAAATAGTCGTTAAACTCAGGTGAAGGAAATTTAATCAATAAAAAATCTCATGTCATGATGGGATTTAATCCACGCCATGTCCATGAGTAAGAACAGCAAATACTTGTTAAGCCGTGGTAACCAGAAGATGACTGGCAAGAACGTTTTGGTACCGCGCTGTTTCAGAGATAAGAGAACATCAAATCAAAGGAGAGGCTATTTGGCTATACATGAATGGGAGGGGCTTGTCCCACTTGACGAATGGTGTGAGCCACGCCAGTGACGATCTGTTCTAGTTCGTCGCCGTGAATAACGAGCGGAGGGGCAATAATTAAGATATTATTATGCCAAGTTTCGACATCAGTAGCTTTTCCTGCTAAAATGCCTTGCTTAATTAAATGACGTCCTAATAGGCGCATAAACGCATCACTGGCGGGTGTTTTGGTTTCGGGTTCGGTGACGATTTCGATACCAGCCAAAAGACCTTGAACACGAATATCTCCCACCCATGGCACATTTTGCAACTGATCAACCAGAAGCTGTTTGAGATATTCTCCTTTCGATTGCGCCTGTTTCACTAATTGGTCTTCTTCGATGATGTTTAGGTTGGCTATGGCGGCAGCGCAAGCCACAGGATGTCCCCCAAAGGTGTTCACTTGACGCAGATGCCGTCCTGAATCTGTGGCACCCAAGAAAGTGTGGAATATTTCGTCACTAACCGCGGTTGCTCCTATAGGCATATACCCACTCGCTAGACCTTTGGCCATCGTCACAATATCCGGTTTTATATTATAGAGCTCATGTCCAAAAAGAGAACCAGTGCGTCCAAATCCGGTTACCACCTCATCAACGATGAGTTTGACATTATAGTCTTTCGCAATGTGGGCGAGACGAGAAAAATAGCCAGGAGGAGGTATCAGAACACCTCCTCCTGCAATGATTGGCTCGACGATGATAGCAGCCACGGTATCGGCACCTTCAATTTGGATGCGGCGCTCAAAATCCTCGGCACATTGGATTTGGCATGAAGGATATTGCATGTGAAAAGGACAACGGTAGCAATAGGGGGCACTGACCTGCATAAAATCTGGCGCCATGGGCCCATAATTTCGTTTCCGTTCAGGTTGTCCCGTCGCCGATAACGCCCCTAAGGTTGAACCATGATAACCCCGAAAGCGCGATATGATTTTAGTTTTATGGGGAAAACCTTGTTGTTGCCAATACTGGCGGACCATTTTAAATGCGGTCTCATTGGCTTCAGACCCAGAGTTGGAAAAGTAGATGTGGGGGGTAGAAGGAATGTAGCTCGCAAGACGTGTGGCCAGTTCGATGGCTGCAGGATGGCTCTGAGTCAATGGATAATAAGCTAATTGCTGCATTTGTCTAAGAGCGGCATCAATGAGTTGTTGACGACCATAGCCGACATTAACACACCATAACCCCGCCGCAGCATCAAGATAAGATTGTCCATTTATGTCGTAGACTGTCGATTCCAGACCGTGGGTAATGATTAAGGGATGATTGTGGCTATAATCCTGATGTTGCGTTAAAGGATGCCAAACATGAAGCCTGTCCTGTTCATAAAGGGATTCCGAGTCAAATCCGTCCATATTTTCTATTCGCCTTTCCGTATAGATGGGTCATGTGTAAACTGGTATTTAGGAATGTTTGATAGTTGATGCAGGATTTAACGATTCTTCGATTAAATTCAATACGCGTTCATTATCATCGGGTTGGCCAATAGTCATGCGTGTATATCCCGCTAACCCCATACCGAGACCAGGCCGAATAGCAATATTGTTTAACGGCAAGATCTTTTCGGAATCTTCCCACTGGAACGTTACAAAATTGGTTTGACTGGGAAAGACATCTAATCCTTGTTGCGTTAGCCGCGTCAAGATACGGGTGCGTTCACGTTGAATCATGCTCCGGTAAATTTTATATACCGACTCGGCTTCTTCACTCAAAGCTGCTGCGCCGGCGGCAAGTGCCAGACGATTAGGCATAACACGGCTGAGGCGTTGTGAAATGGCATGGCTGACGGATGTGTCTGGGGTTAAAACATATCCCAAACGTATTCCCGCCAGCGCATAAAATTTAGAAAATGTCCGACTAATCATGAGGTTGGGATATTTCTTCAGTAAATGAATGCTATCTTGGTCCGGATCATCGTAGGCGTCTGTTAATTCCCAGTATGCTTCATCAAGAAGAACAGCCACGTCTTCAGGTACCTTGGATAAGAAGGCATCAATATCGGAGAGGGGAAGATAGCCTCCTGTGGGATTATTGGGATTACAAATAATGATCAAAGCGGTCTGTTCGCTAAGGTTATCGGCAATGCTATTTAAATTCACGGTACCATTTGAATGAAGCGGTGTTTTGACTATGGTAAATGATATAGATTGCGCAATCGCCTGATACAAGGGAAATGAGGGATGGGGAATGATTACTTCACGTCCAGGATGAAAAAGACCGCGGATAATATGCTCAATCAAATCGCCCGATCCCGAACCCAATACAATCTGTGCAGGATCTACATGATATTTTTTGGCCAGCCGATTTTTTAGCTCCTGTCCCGATGGATCGGGATAGCGGTGAATCTCGTGCATGGAAGCGCTTATCGCCTGTAAGACGATCTCGGGAGGTGGATAGGGAGATTCATTGGCGTTCAGCCGGATCATTTTGTTGGAAAGACTCAAAGATCCTCGGTCTAAGGGAACTTCGGTGATAGGACTCCATTTTATGGCCAACTTATCCACCTCTTGTTAGGACATCATGGTTTGATAGGTTGCATTGTATCAAACCTTTTTCGGTATCTTCATTGTGTTGTTGACCAAATTTCTTAACTAGAATGGCGAAATACTATTCATCTTCGAAGCAAACCGAGTAGATTGGGATAAATGATGGCCACAATGACTCTATCAGTTGATAGGAGGGACAAAAACGCTATGACCTATAATAGTGAAATCAGACGGCAACTGGCTCAAGTGGCTTTAGGGAATCTAGAACCCGATTTGGTTATTACCCATGCACAATTGGTCAATGTGCATACCAAAGAAATTGAGCCTGACGTATCTGTTGCGGTGAAGTCGGGATTCATTGCTTATATCGGAAAGTCTGTTCCTGGCATAAAGGATACGACCAAAGTGATCGACGCGCACCAGCAATATCTGGTGCCGGGACTCATTGATGGGCATATGCATGTCGAGAGTAGCATGCTCTCGGTTGCCGAGTTTGCGCGCGCTGTTTTGCCGTTCGGAACGACTACTATTTTTATGGATCCCCATGAGATGGCGAATGTCTTTGGGCTTGAAGGCGTGGCATTAATGATGCACGAGGCAGAACATTTGCCTCTGCGCGTGTTTACCACCGTTCCGTCTTGTGTGCCGGCAGCACCGGGGCTAGAAGATAGTGGACAATATTTAGGGCCCAATGAAGTGCACAGTGCTTTGAACTTTCCCCGCGTGGCGGGCCTCAGTGAGGTCATGGACTTCCCCGGCGTCGTTAACGGAAATCCTGAAGTTCTTGAAAAAATTCGATTAACCTATGAAAAACACCAGGTGGTGACAGGGCATCTTCCAACCTCTGATGATCGTGTAATTCAAGCCTACGCTGCAACGGGGATATTTTCCGACCATGAATCCACGTCCCGAGAAGAAGCGTTAGCCAAGGCCAGGCGCGGGATCACGGTAATGATCCGGGAAGGAACGGCCTGGAAAGACGTTCATGAATGCATAAAGATTGTTACCGAAGATGGTATTGATCCTCATCAATGTCTTTTAGTCACTGATGATGTGGAGCCAGCGACATTGGTTCAAGATGGACACCTAAACGTCGTGGTCCGACGAGCTATTGAGGAAGGCGTTGATGCCTTAAGCGCTATTCAAATGGCGACAATTAATACGGCTCGGTATTTTCATGTTGAAGACTGGCTCGGAAGTATTGCCCCGGGTCATGTGGCTGATATGCTTTTAATACCGGATCTTATGAATATGCGGCCTAGTGTGGTATTTGCTGGGGGAGAGATTGTTGCCGAAAATGGTCAATTCGTTGCCGAAATCACAGCCCCTTCTTATCCAGATTATGTTAAAAAATCTGTGCATTTGCCCCGCGCAGTAACGGCTCAAGATTTCTTTGTAAAGAGTGAATCCTGTTCTCAAGGCGAAGTGACTGTGAGGGCCATAGGAGTCAACAATAACAGCGCGTTAACCCATTTGTATACCAGCACGGCACGGGTAGAAGAGGGCGTCATTTTGCCATCGCTTGATAATGATTTAGTGTATGCGGCGGTCTTAGAACGCCATCACGGCTCAGGACAAATTGGGCGGGGATTTGTGCATGGATTTGGTATTAAACGAGGTGCCGTCGCATCAACGGTGGGTCATGACAGCCACAATTTGATGGTTATGGGAGTCAATCCCACTGACATGGCCATGGCGGCTAATGCCTTAGCTCAATGTGGTGGAGGTATGGTTGCTGTTTTAGATCAAACCATATTGGCTTTAGTATCTTTACCCATTGCCGGGTTGATGGCAGAAGAATCCGCGCAGGTCATGGCGGAAAAATTAGAGCGGTTAACAGAGGCATGGCGTCGTCTTGGATGTACACTCCATGCTCCTTATATGACCTTTTCCCTGATTGCGTTGCCTGTCATTCCAGAACTGCGGTTGAGCAATAAAGGATTGGTCGATGTGATGTCCATGACACTGGTCCCGGTGGAGGTTCTTTGATCATCACAGCGCTAGAATTTTTGTTTCGGTCCACTCAATCGACAAGCATTCTAATAAATTATAAACTACGATTAGTAGTTATTTTGATTTGTGGAGGGATGGACGTGTCAGCTATTGAGCGAATTGAAGTATCACGTTCTGCAGCGGATTTGGTGAACCAGTTTACCCACTGGTTGGAAGAAAAACAGATTATTGTTTATGCGGTTGTTCATCATACAGAGGATATGAAAGCGCGGGGCGTTGATCCGCATATGGATGCATGGACCGTAATCTTTGGGAATCCCGTGCTTGGTGCAGCATTTTTAGAGGAAACTCCTGATGTGGTCGTTGATATTCCCTTGCGCATAGGATTTTACCAACAACAACCTGACAAATCGTTTGTGGTACGGCGTCATATGGAAGAATTGTTAAGCGATTACCAGTTGCCCGCCTTGGTCGCGAAAAGCCGAAAGGCCGATGGATTATTAGACCAATGGATTGCTACATTAAAACAATAGTATAGAAATTAGGGGCAGGCGGAATACGCCATTATGACGTAGATTCCGCCTGTTTTTGTGAATACAGTGTCCACCATTTGCGATAGGCGATAATAGCCCAAATCCCTTCGACGACCCCAAAAGGCCAGGTTCCCGCTAGCCATCCGTAGAGAGATGATCCCGTGCATGCTATGGCAAATGCCAAGGTGTACCACAAAGACCGCTGTTCTAAGGCATAGAAGATCATCATGAATGTGACAACAACGGCTCCAAATAGGGTTAACATGGTTTTACCTGCCTTGTCAGTATTAGAATGAATTCATTCCCACCTTGCAGGATTTTGAACCCAACGTCAACCGTTTCTTGCTGTGCCGTCTTCCGATTATCTGGGATTGAGCAATGATACAGATTTTTGCCATGTTTTTGTTCGAACAAACAAGAATTATGCTGCCGTACAGGCTATTCTGAAACATAGGATGGAGGGATTTTAGGTGTTTTTATCTCCTAGGGAACAAGAAAAATTACTGATTGTGGTAGCTGGGGATCTGGCTGCCAAACGATTGCAGCGCGGTTTGAAGTTAAATTATCCCGAAGCAGTAGCCTATATTGCCGCAGCTCTCATGGAGGGAGCGAGAGATGGGCAGAGTGTTGCCGAGTTAATGAACTATGGGACGACGCTGCTCACCACGGATCAGGTGATGGAGGGAGTGGAAGAAATGGTGGAGACAGTGCAAATCGAGGCGACATTTCCTGACGGAACCAAATTAGTGACCGTCCATCACCCCATCCGTGAGCCTCAAAATATGAATCCGGTTGTCCATAGCGTCGTGAAGGATGTGACAGATTCATGATACCAGGGGAAATCCAGTGTGATGGCGACATGGTGACTATCAATTCTTCGGGTGCCACTGTGACATTAACGGTGGAGAACACCGGGGACAGACCCGTTCAAGTGGGATCTCATTTTCATTTTTTTGAGGTAAACAAGGCGCTTGACTTTAATCGGGAGAAAGCCTACGGGATGCGTCTTGACATTCCGGCGGGAACAGCGGTGCGGTTTGAACCCGGAATCCGCCAGACCATCATATTGACACCCATTAAAGGAGCACGCCGGGTTTATGGGTTAAATGGATTGACAGAAGGTCCTCTAGATAAAGAGGGAAATAAAGAAGCAGCTCTTGAACGTGCCAAACAACGAGGGTTTTGGAGGCCAGAGTCATGAGTCATTCAATCGATCGCCATCATTATGCGCATTTATTTGGGCCGACTGTGGGAGACAAAATTCGGTTGGCCGACACCGATTTGTGGGCCATGGTTGAAGAAGACCGAACGCTTTTGGGTGAGGAAGCGAAATTCGGTGGAGGCAAAGTGGTTCGCGACGGCATGGGGCAGGCCAGTTGGCATAGTTCTAAAGCGGGTGCACCGGATTTAGTCATTACAAATGTGGTCATCATTGATTACTGGGGTATAGTCAAAGCGGATGTTGGCATTAAAGATGGACGAATTGTTGCGATTGGGAAGGCAGGAAACCCCGATATTATGGACGGGGTCGATCCCCGGTTAATTATCTCTCCCGCTACTGAGGTGATCTCTGCGGAAGGCCTTATTCTGACCGCTGGCGGTATTGATTCCCATGTTCACTGGATTACGCCCGATTTAGCTCGACACGCCTTAATGGCGGGTTTAACTACATTGATTGGGGGAGGAACCGGTCCGGCAACGGGGACCAATGCGACCACGGCCACCCCAGGACCGTGGAATATCACTCGGATGCTGGAAGCCATGAGTTCGATGCCGGTAAACATCGGCTTAACAGGAAAAGGCAATTCCTCATTTCCTGAGCCTCTAGAAGAACAAATTGCTGCGGGGGCCATTGGTCTCAAACTACATGAAGACTGGGGCACAACCCCTAGAGCGATCGATACCTGTTTAAAGGTTGCCGATGAGGCCGACGTCCAGGTGACAATCCATACCGATACCCTGAACGAAGCAGGATTTGTGGAACAAACCCTAGAAGCCATTGGCGGGCGGACTATTCACACATACCACACCGAAGGTGCCGGTGGCGGTCATGCTCCAGACATTCTTCGTGTGGCATCTTTCGAAAACGTTTTGCCTTCTTCAACCAATCCCACACGGCCTTATACGATCAATACCCTAGCAGAACATTTGGATATGTTAATGGTCTGTCATCACTTAGATCCAAAACTTCCTGAAGACGTGGCGTTTGCGGATTCACGCATTCGCGGGGAAACCATAGCGGCAGAAGATGTCTTGCATGATTTAGGCGTCTTGTCGATGATGTCTTCCGATTCCATGGCCATGGGACGTATTGGCGAAGTGATTATTCGAACATGGCAGACGGCCGATAAAATGAAAAAGGAACGAGGCCATCTGCCCGAAGATTCTCCCCGAAATGACAATTGGCGGATTCGCCGGTATGTCGCCAAATACACCATCAATCCCGCAATTACTCATGGAATTTCGCGATTAGTCGGATCTGTTGAAGTCGGGAAGTGGGCTGATTTAGTGTTATGGAACCCAGCATTCTTTGGAGTTAAACCCTCGATTATCATTAAAGGCGGGATGATCGTAGCAGCGCAAATGGGTGATGCTAATGCATCGATTCCTACCGTGGAACCGCAAATGATGCGTGAAATGTTTGGCGCTCAAGGATTTGCCCCGAATGAGCTGTCATGGACTTTTCTCTCTAAACAAGCCTATGTCTCTGAGCATATTCAGAAGCGGATTAAACGGCGGGTATATCCCGTAGAAAATTGCCGGAGCATTACTAAAAAGTCGATGATGCTTAATGACCAAACTCCTCACATCGAAGTGGATCCGGAAACCTACCGGGTTTATGTCGATGGTGAACGGATTACGTCTCGGCCAGCAACAGTTCTTCCCTTAGCGCAGCGGTACTTCCTCTTTTGATTGATGACAGAAAGGGATCCACGTGATGCAGTATGGAATCAGGAAAAAATTAAGGACAGTAACAGAGTCACTTGCGTATTGTCGGGAGAATAAAGGGACGGAACATTTGGCAAAGGGAAAGGAGGCAAGGCGTAAAGCTCTTAAGTGACGAGCATTGCGCTTTAATATCAATGCAGACTCTGACTATCAACCAGGTTCTTAGGAGGTATAATGCCACCACAGATACCAAACTCACTGAATGGATTGACATGGACGTGGATCAATGCGAAAAAACCCGGTGGAAAGCCATAACCAATCTCGGACGGGTGGTTATCATAGATTTGCCGCGCCACGTCCGCATATCACACGAAGACGTTGTCTATGAGGATGATGGCCGGGTGATCGTTGCCCGTGTCAAACCTCACTGGGTTTTGGTTATGAAACCCAAAACATTTCATGAAATGGGATCTTTGTGTTATCACATCGGAAATTTGCACCAACCCTGCTTGGTTCAAGAACAAGAAGTTTTTACGCCGAATGAGGAATTTCTCAAATCGTTAGCGGATTCGTTATCCGTCTCATATTCTCTTGAAGAGCGGATTTTACCCCAAGGGTTTGCGACGAAAAGCCGCTCTCAGCACGTGCATCATGTCTAGTGATAGCATCAAAGTAGGGGAGATGTTGCAATTTCTGGATGGGTTGTTTCCTTCCGGAGCATTTACTCACTCGTTTGGGCTGGAAACCCTTGTTCAAGAACAGTGGATTACCGATGTGCAATCCTCAGGTTACTGGCTCAAAGCCATTATCCAGGACAGTTGGGCGACTTCCGATGGATTGGCCGCGTTACTGGTTTTTCAAGCCGTAGAGCAGGG is a window encoding:
- the hisC gene encoding histidinol-phosphate transaminase gives rise to the protein MAIKWSPITEVPLDRGSLSLSNKMIRLNANESPYPPPEIVLQAISASMHEIHRYPDPSGQELKNRLAKKYHVDPAQIVLGSGSGDLIEHIIRGLFHPGREVIIPHPSFPLYQAIAQSISFTIVKTPLHSNGTVNLNSIADNLSEQTALIIICNPNNPTGGYLPLSDIDAFLSKVPEDVAVLLDEAYWELTDAYDDPDQDSIHLLKKYPNLMISRTFSKFYALAGIRLGYVLTPDTSVSHAISQRLSRVMPNRLALAAGAAALSEEAESVYKIYRSMIQRERTRILTRLTQQGLDVFPSQTNFVTFQWEDSEKILPLNNIAIRPGLGMGLAGYTRMTIGQPDDNERVLNLIEESLNPASTIKHS
- the ureA gene encoding urease subunit gamma translates to MFLSPREQEKLLIVVAGDLAAKRLQRGLKLNYPEAVAYIAAALMEGARDGQSVAELMNYGTTLLTTDQVMEGVEEMVETVQIEATFPDGTKLVTVHHPIREPQNMNPVVHSVVKDVTDS
- a CDS encoding urease subunit beta, encoding MIPGEIQCDGDMVTINSSGATVTLTVENTGDRPVQVGSHFHFFEVNKALDFNREKAYGMRLDIPAGTAVRFEPGIRQTIILTPIKGARRVYGLNGLTEGPLDKEGNKEAALERAKQRGFWRPES
- a CDS encoding cytochrome c oxidase subunit II, whose amino-acid sequence is MAPKRSKRAFRYLSLMALAVGLLVSGCGQQYVLLHPAGPVAASELGLIYISGAAMLFMVLLVWVLFAIVIVRFRDKPGNKAPYRPLWDHNRKLELFWLALSFIIVIIISVPTVQKTYALDKIPSGTDPIVIDVTSLDYKWLFEYPQQHIATVNYIDIPSGVPVLFELTADSPMNTFWVPQLGGMEYTMPGEVLPLWLEASHPGVYWGRSGQFSGTGFVHMTFNVKAVPMAQFQQWVQNVRQTASPMTLADYHQLLQHNWISPRSYSSYPASTFPNTTHGFTLEGGMYMQMKNMYMNMPSN
- a CDS encoding DUF302 domain-containing protein, producing the protein MSAIERIEVSRSAADLVNQFTHWLEEKQIIVYAVVHHTEDMKARGVDPHMDAWTVIFGNPVLGAAFLEETPDVVVDIPLRIGFYQQQPDKSFVVRRHMEELLSDYQLPALVAKSRKADGLLDQWIATLKQ
- a CDS encoding aspartate aminotransferase family protein is translated as MDGFDSESLYEQDRLHVWHPLTQHQDYSHNHPLIITHGLESTVYDINGQSYLDAAAGLWCVNVGYGRQQLIDAALRQMQQLAYYPLTQSHPAAIELATRLASYIPSTPHIYFSNSGSEANETAFKMVRQYWQQQGFPHKTKIISRFRGYHGSTLGALSATGQPERKRNYGPMAPDFMQVSAPYCYRCPFHMQYPSCQIQCAEDFERRIQIEGADTVAAIIVEPIIAGGGVLIPPPGYFSRLAHIAKDYNVKLIVDEVVTGFGRTGSLFGHELYNIKPDIVTMAKGLASGYMPIGATAVSDEIFHTFLGATDSGRHLRQVNTFGGHPVACAAAIANLNIIEEDQLVKQAQSKGEYLKQLLVDQLQNVPWVGDIRVQGLLAGIEIVTEPETKTPASDAFMRLLGRHLIKQGILAGKATDVETWHNNILIIAPPLVIHGDELEQIVTGVAHTIRQVGQAPPIHV
- the ureC gene encoding urease subunit alpha translates to MSHSIDRHHYAHLFGPTVGDKIRLADTDLWAMVEEDRTLLGEEAKFGGGKVVRDGMGQASWHSSKAGAPDLVITNVVIIDYWGIVKADVGIKDGRIVAIGKAGNPDIMDGVDPRLIISPATEVISAEGLILTAGGIDSHVHWITPDLARHALMAGLTTLIGGGTGPATGTNATTATPGPWNITRMLEAMSSMPVNIGLTGKGNSSFPEPLEEQIAAGAIGLKLHEDWGTTPRAIDTCLKVADEADVQVTIHTDTLNEAGFVEQTLEAIGGRTIHTYHTEGAGGGHAPDILRVASFENVLPSSTNPTRPYTINTLAEHLDMLMVCHHLDPKLPEDVAFADSRIRGETIAAEDVLHDLGVLSMMSSDSMAMGRIGEVIIRTWQTADKMKKERGHLPEDSPRNDNWRIRRYVAKYTINPAITHGISRLVGSVEVGKWADLVLWNPAFFGVKPSIIIKGGMIVAAQMGDANASIPTVEPQMMREMFGAQGFAPNELSWTFLSKQAYVSEHIQKRIKRRVYPVENCRSITKKSMMLNDQTPHIEVDPETYRVYVDGERITSRPATVLPLAQRYFLF
- the ade gene encoding adenine deaminase; translated protein: MTYNSEIRRQLAQVALGNLEPDLVITHAQLVNVHTKEIEPDVSVAVKSGFIAYIGKSVPGIKDTTKVIDAHQQYLVPGLIDGHMHVESSMLSVAEFARAVLPFGTTTIFMDPHEMANVFGLEGVALMMHEAEHLPLRVFTTVPSCVPAAPGLEDSGQYLGPNEVHSALNFPRVAGLSEVMDFPGVVNGNPEVLEKIRLTYEKHQVVTGHLPTSDDRVIQAYAATGIFSDHESTSREEALAKARRGITVMIREGTAWKDVHECIKIVTEDGIDPHQCLLVTDDVEPATLVQDGHLNVVVRRAIEEGVDALSAIQMATINTARYFHVEDWLGSIAPGHVADMLLIPDLMNMRPSVVFAGGEIVAENGQFVAEITAPSYPDYVKKSVHLPRAVTAQDFFVKSESCSQGEVTVRAIGVNNNSALTHLYTSTARVEEGVILPSLDNDLVYAAVLERHHGSGQIGRGFVHGFGIKRGAVASTVGHDSHNLMVMGVNPTDMAMAANALAQCGGGMVAVLDQTILALVSLPIAGLMAEESAQVMAEKLERLTEAWRRLGCTLHAPYMTFSLIALPVIPELRLSNKGLVDVMSMTLVPVEVL